The following nucleotide sequence is from Microbacterium imperiale.
AGGTGTTCCGCCACGTCACGCTGCCGCTCATCCGCGGCCCCGTGTTCCTCTACCTGCTCCTGACGACCATCAGCACCGTCGGTGTGTTCGGGCTGGTCTACTTCCTGACCCGCGGTGGCCCCGGCGGGCAGACGCGCCTCGCCGCGATCTACATCTACGAGCGGGCTCTGCAGTTCTCGCAGATCGGCATCGGCAGCGCCGCGTCGATCATCCTGCTCATCATCGTGGTCGTGCTGGGCCTCACCTACGTCCGCCTGGCGAAGATCGAGGTATGACATGACCGTCATCCAGAGCCGCCCCGCGGCATCCGTCCCGCCCGTCCTGGTCGCGCGCCGGCGCCGGCTGCACCCCGTCGACCTCGCGCAGCGCGTCATCGGCTACGTGCTGATCGTCCTGCTCGCCCTCTTCTGCCTCGTCCCGTTCGCCTGGGTCGTGTTCAGCTCGGTCGACGCGAACGCCGGGGCGACCGTGCAGCTGCCGACCTTCTCGTTCGAGAACTTCGTGCGCTTCTTCACCGCACCCGGCACGCCGCTGCTGCTGATGAACAGCCTCATCATCGCCATCGCGTCCACCGCGCTCAACCTGGTGCTCGGAATCGCGGGCGGCTATGCGCTGTCGCGATTCTCGTTCCGAGGGCGACGCTTCTTCATGTTCAGCATCCTGCTGATCCGCGTCATCCCGGCACCGGCGACGATCGTCGCGCTGTACCTCATCATGGTCAACCTCGGGCTCGCGAACACCCTGCACGGCCTGATCATCGTCCAGGCGGTGAGCGGCCTCCCGGTCACGCTCTGGCTGATGAAGGGCACGATCGACGCCGTCCCCATCGAGCTCGAAGAGGCCGCGTGGACCGACGGCAACACGCGTCTGCAGGCGGCGCGCCGCATCGTGCTGCCTCTCATCGGCCCCGGCCTCGGCGCCGCGGCGATGCTGATGTTCATGGGGTCGTGGGGCGACTTCCTCACCCCGCTCGTGCTGCTGCAGAACCAGGACCTCTATCCGCTCGCCATCGGCCTGTTCCGGGCGTTCAGCGAACGCAACGTCGTCGACTGGGGCCTCCTCGCCGCCAGCGCGGTCGTCTACGTCCTGCCTCCGGCCGTGCTGTACATGCTCGTGCGCAAGAACCTGCTGAAGTCGAGCCTCGGTGGAGCGTTGAAGGGATGACCGGGATGTCAGATCGGGAACGGCTGCCGGTGGTGGTCGTCGGAGCCGGTGCGATGGGCGGCGAGTGGTTGCGGATGCTGGCGCGCTCGCCGCACGCCGAGACCGTCGGCGTCGTCGACCTCGACGTCGACCTGGCGCGGGCGACCGTCGCGAAGATCGGCCTCGATGTCGTCGTGGGATCGTCGCTCAGCGACGTCGCGAAAGCGTCGGGTGCGCGAGCGGTGGTCAACGTGACCGTGCCGCAGGCGCACCGCGTGGTCAACGAAGAGGCGCTGCGCGCCGGGTACCCGGTGCTCTGCGAGAAGCCTCTGGCGCCGACGGTCGCC
It contains:
- a CDS encoding carbohydrate ABC transporter permease gives rise to the protein MTVIQSRPAASVPPVLVARRRRLHPVDLAQRVIGYVLIVLLALFCLVPFAWVVFSSVDANAGATVQLPTFSFENFVRFFTAPGTPLLLMNSLIIAIASTALNLVLGIAGGYALSRFSFRGRRFFMFSILLIRVIPAPATIVALYLIMVNLGLANTLHGLIIVQAVSGLPVTLWLMKGTIDAVPIELEEAAWTDGNTRLQAARRIVLPLIGPGLGAAAMLMFMGSWGDFLTPLVLLQNQDLYPLAIGLFRAFSERNVVDWGLLAASAVVYVLPPAVLYMLVRKNLLKSSLGGALKG